In one window of Tellurirhabdus rosea DNA:
- a CDS encoding Crp/Fnr family transcriptional regulator yields MIAAKLRRAFDPYFDAPLDVWIAFAGFCEEIRFRKGQVIKSSGAVERHAYFLLKGACGVFLWRENTFACLDIVLENNFFADHMSLITQCASPLETVALEDTVALRISKANVDKLKSSPWGARLFLIGAEESFVEKQQQQIDLLTKTAEQRYLELLEKRPELIQRIAQKHIASYLGVTTQSLSRIRRKLP; encoded by the coding sequence GTGATCGCTGCAAAACTTAGACGGGCCTTCGACCCCTACTTCGACGCTCCACTCGACGTCTGGATAGCGTTTGCCGGTTTTTGCGAAGAAATCAGATTCCGGAAGGGGCAGGTCATCAAATCCTCCGGCGCGGTGGAGCGGCATGCGTATTTTCTGCTGAAAGGAGCCTGCGGCGTGTTTTTGTGGCGCGAAAACACGTTTGCCTGTCTGGACATCGTTCTGGAAAACAATTTCTTCGCCGACCACATGTCCCTAATCACCCAGTGCGCCTCGCCCCTGGAAACGGTGGCCCTGGAAGACACCGTCGCCCTGCGCATCAGCAAAGCGAATGTCGATAAACTGAAAAGCAGCCCCTGGGGCGCCCGGCTGTTTCTGATCGGCGCCGAGGAGTCGTTTGTCGAAAAACAGCAGCAACAAATCGACCTCCTGACCAAAACGGCCGAACAGCGCTACCTCGAATTGCTCGAAAAACGACCGGAACTCATCCAGCGCATCGCCCAGAAACACATCGCTTCGTACCTCGGCGTGACGACCCAGAGCCTGAGCCGCATCCGGAGAAAACTCCCCTGA
- the lepA gene encoding translation elongation factor 4 produces MKHIRNFCIIAHIDHGKSTLADRLLEFTKTVSKRDMQAQLLDDMDLERERGITIKSHAIQMDYLYKGEKYTLNLIDTPGHVDFSYEVSRSIAACEGALLLVDAAQGTEAQTISNLYLAMNSNLVIIPVLNKIDLPGAMPEEVKDEMVDLLGCEREDIIPASGKEGIGIEEILSAIIERVPPPKGEPGGELQALIFDSVYNSYRGIEVIFRVVNGSIRKGDKVKFMATGREYFADEIGTLRLEKEPKDVIECGDVGYLISGIKVAKEVKVGDTITQLDRPAKEAIKGFEDVKPMVFAGIYPVETSEYEDLREAMEKLQLNDAALVWEPETSAALGFGFRCGFLGMLHMEIVQERLEREFDMTVITTVPSVRFEVVTTKGETIQVSAPAEMPDPSKIDWIEEPFIKAQIISKSEYVGAIMGLCMDKRSILKNQVYLTADRVELQFEMPLAEVVFDFFDKLKTISRGYASLDYEFLGNRESNMVKLDIMLNGDRVDALSAIVHRDKAYEWGKKLCEKLRELLPRQMFEIAIQAAIGQKIIARETVKAMRKDVLAKCYGGDISRKRKLLEKQKKGKKRMRQVGNVEIPQEAFMAVLKIN; encoded by the coding sequence GTGAAACATATCCGCAATTTTTGCATTATCGCCCATATTGACCACGGGAAAAGCACCCTGGCTGACCGTCTGCTGGAGTTTACCAAAACCGTTTCTAAGCGGGACATGCAGGCACAGCTCCTGGACGATATGGATTTGGAGCGGGAGCGGGGCATCACCATCAAGAGCCACGCCATCCAGATGGATTACCTCTACAAAGGGGAAAAGTATACGCTGAACCTCATCGACACCCCGGGCCACGTGGACTTCTCCTACGAAGTATCGCGTTCCATTGCCGCCTGCGAAGGGGCGCTGCTGCTCGTCGATGCCGCACAGGGCACCGAGGCTCAGACCATCTCGAACCTGTACCTGGCCATGAACAGCAATCTGGTCATTATCCCGGTGCTCAACAAGATCGACCTGCCGGGTGCCATGCCCGAAGAAGTAAAGGACGAAATGGTGGACCTGCTCGGCTGCGAACGCGAAGACATCATCCCGGCCTCGGGCAAGGAAGGCATCGGCATTGAAGAAATTCTGAGTGCTATTATCGAGCGGGTGCCGCCGCCGAAAGGTGAGCCGGGCGGCGAGCTACAGGCGCTGATTTTTGACTCGGTTTACAACTCCTACCGCGGAATCGAGGTTATCTTCCGCGTCGTCAACGGCTCCATCCGCAAGGGCGACAAGGTGAAATTCATGGCCACGGGCCGCGAATACTTCGCCGACGAAATTGGCACGCTCCGGCTGGAAAAAGAACCAAAGGACGTGATCGAATGCGGCGACGTAGGTTACCTTATTTCGGGCATCAAAGTCGCCAAAGAAGTTAAAGTCGGGGATACCATTACGCAGCTCGACCGTCCGGCCAAAGAAGCCATCAAAGGGTTTGAGGACGTGAAGCCGATGGTCTTTGCCGGGATTTACCCCGTCGAAACCAGCGAGTACGAAGACCTGCGCGAGGCGATGGAAAAGCTGCAGCTTAACGACGCGGCCCTGGTCTGGGAACCCGAAACGTCGGCGGCTCTGGGCTTTGGTTTCCGCTGCGGCTTCCTGGGGATGCTGCACATGGAAATCGTGCAGGAACGGCTGGAGCGGGAGTTCGACATGACCGTCATCACCACCGTGCCGTCGGTACGCTTTGAAGTGGTTACCACCAAGGGCGAAACCATTCAGGTGTCGGCCCCGGCCGAAATGCCCGACCCGTCGAAGATCGACTGGATCGAGGAGCCGTTCATCAAGGCGCAGATCATCAGTAAGTCCGAGTACGTCGGGGCCATCATGGGCCTCTGCATGGACAAGCGGAGCATTCTGAAAAACCAGGTGTACCTGACCGCCGACCGCGTGGAGCTTCAGTTCGAAATGCCGCTGGCCGAAGTAGTTTTCGACTTTTTCGACAAACTGAAAACGATTTCCCGCGGCTACGCTTCGCTGGACTACGAGTTTCTGGGTAACCGCGAGTCGAACATGGTGAAGCTCGACATCATGCTCAACGGCGACCGGGTGGACGCCCTCTCGGCCATCGTGCACCGCGACAAGGCCTACGAGTGGGGCAAGAAGCTCTGCGAAAAACTCCGCGAATTGCTGCCGCGTCAGATGTTCGAAATTGCCATTCAGGCGGCCATCGGCCAGAAGATCATCGCCCGCGAAACGGTGAAAGCCATGCGGAAAGACGTACTGGCCAAGTGTTACGGCGGCGACATCAGCCGGAAGCGCAAACTTCTCGAAAAACAGAAGAAAGGGAAGAAGCGGATGCGCCAGGTCGGCAACGTCGAAATCCCGCAGGAGGCATTTATGGCCGTGTTGAAGATTAATTAA
- a CDS encoding 3-keto-disaccharide hydrolase, with product MKHLTFLFLFALVLSGASAQKQKANEREEWIRLFNGKDLTGWDIKIANQPLNDNYKNTFLVQDGMLRVNYKEYDKFNDKYGHIYYKTPYSYYRVRFQYRFQGEQVPGGANWNVRNSGIMMHSQSARSLTMEQHFPVSLEMQLLGGLGRGVRHTGNLCSPGTIVDIDGKFRAAHCIDSDSKTYDGDQWIEAEAIVLGDSMVYHVIQKDTVLAYQNVRVGGNLEGDFRKMMNISNADVWSGKLNTPLKEGYIALQAESHAIDFRNIELLNLKGCMDPKAVNYKKYYVKHEPGDCRYGKK from the coding sequence ATGAAACACCTTACCTTCCTATTCCTTTTCGCCCTCGTACTTAGCGGCGCTTCCGCCCAGAAACAGAAAGCCAATGAACGCGAAGAATGGATTCGCCTTTTCAACGGCAAGGACCTCACCGGCTGGGACATCAAGATTGCCAACCAGCCGCTGAACGACAATTACAAGAACACCTTCCTGGTACAGGACGGCATGCTGCGGGTGAATTACAAGGAATACGACAAGTTCAACGACAAATACGGGCATATCTACTACAAGACGCCTTACTCCTACTACCGGGTCCGCTTTCAATACCGCTTCCAGGGCGAGCAGGTGCCGGGCGGAGCCAACTGGAACGTCCGCAACAGCGGCATCATGATGCACTCGCAGTCGGCCCGGAGCCTGACGATGGAGCAGCACTTCCCGGTTTCGCTCGAAATGCAGTTGCTGGGCGGACTCGGCCGGGGCGTCCGGCACACGGGTAACCTCTGCTCGCCGGGTACGATTGTAGACATCGACGGAAAATTCCGGGCGGCCCACTGCATCGACTCCGACTCCAAAACCTACGACGGCGACCAGTGGATCGAGGCCGAGGCCATCGTGCTCGGCGATTCGATGGTTTACCACGTTATCCAAAAAGATACGGTGCTGGCGTACCAGAACGTTCGGGTCGGCGGGAATCTGGAAGGCGATTTTCGAAAAATGATGAACATCAGCAACGCCGATGTGTGGTCGGGCAAGCTCAATACGCCGCTGAAGGAAGGGTACATCGCGCTCCAGGCCGAAAGTCACGCGATTGATTTCCGCAACATCGAACTGCTGAACCTGAAAGGCTGCATGGACCCGAAGGCCGTCAATTACAAGAAATACTACGTGAAGCACGAACCGGGGGACTGCCGGTACGGGAAGAAGTAG
- a CDS encoding M3 family metallopeptidase, with the protein MLTLTMLDASAQSPGSDNPFFTAYNTPFGVPPFDKLKPEHFEPAIEEGMKRQAAEIAALTAQSAKPTFSNTIEALERSGDLLRRVNTVFGNLNGANTNEAIQKIAQNVAPKLSKHGDDISLNPQLFARIKAVYDQRASLKLTGEQQRLLEKTYKNFVRAGAALPADKQERLRKINAESSLLTLKFGQNILAENNAYTLVIDKKEDLSGLPASLVATAAEEAKKRKLDGKWVFTLHNPSVMPFLQYADNRALREKMLKAYLERCNHNDERDNKENLAKIVALRAERAQLLGYENHAAYVLEESMAQTPAKVNELLQQLWSATVPVTKREADELQALMKREGKGETLEAWDWRYYAEKLRKEKYALDEQELRPYFSLENVRDGIFTLTSRLYGIKFEQRKDVPVYHDEVTAWEVKEADGRHIGIMYMDFHPRASKRGGAWMTSYRPQSVENGKKVAPVVSIVCNFSRPTADAPALLNLDEVNTFFHEFGHALHGLLSNVNYRSQSGTAVPRDFVELPSQIMENWSVEPEMLKLYAKHYKTGEVIPDALVEKIKKSSLFNQGFETTEYLAASLLDMSYHTLKPGQTPTDVMAFEKTAMDKIGLIGQIPPRYRSPYFQHIFSGGYSAGYYSYIWSAVLDADAFEVFKQKGLFDQKSAQSFRKNVLERGGTDEPMTLYKKFRGAEPDIKPLLKRRGLMKAI; encoded by the coding sequence ATGCTAACCTTAACCATGCTGGACGCGTCGGCCCAGTCGCCGGGTTCCGACAATCCGTTCTTTACCGCCTACAACACGCCGTTCGGGGTACCGCCTTTCGACAAGCTGAAGCCCGAACATTTTGAACCCGCCATTGAAGAAGGCATGAAACGGCAGGCGGCCGAGATTGCGGCGCTGACGGCCCAGAGCGCCAAGCCGACCTTCTCCAACACCATCGAAGCCCTCGAACGCAGCGGCGATCTGCTCCGGCGGGTCAACACCGTTTTCGGGAATCTGAACGGGGCCAACACCAACGAGGCGATTCAGAAAATAGCCCAGAATGTTGCCCCGAAGCTGTCGAAGCATGGCGATGACATTTCGCTGAATCCGCAGCTGTTCGCCCGCATCAAAGCCGTCTACGACCAGCGGGCCAGCCTGAAGCTGACCGGCGAACAGCAGCGCCTGCTCGAGAAAACGTACAAGAATTTCGTTCGCGCCGGAGCCGCTTTGCCCGCCGACAAGCAGGAACGCCTGCGGAAGATCAACGCCGAAAGCTCCCTGCTGACGCTTAAATTCGGACAGAACATTCTGGCCGAAAACAACGCCTACACGCTGGTTATCGACAAAAAAGAAGACCTGAGCGGCCTGCCTGCCTCCCTGGTGGCCACGGCGGCCGAAGAGGCGAAAAAGCGGAAACTGGACGGCAAATGGGTCTTTACGCTGCATAACCCGAGCGTGATGCCGTTCCTGCAGTACGCCGACAACCGGGCGCTGCGCGAAAAGATGCTGAAAGCGTATTTGGAACGCTGCAACCACAACGACGAGCGCGACAACAAGGAGAATCTGGCGAAGATTGTAGCACTGCGGGCCGAACGGGCGCAACTGCTCGGGTACGAGAACCACGCCGCCTACGTGCTGGAAGAAAGCATGGCGCAGACGCCCGCCAAGGTGAACGAACTGCTCCAGCAACTCTGGTCGGCCACGGTGCCCGTCACGAAGCGCGAAGCGGACGAACTGCAGGCACTCATGAAGCGGGAAGGCAAAGGAGAGACGCTGGAAGCCTGGGACTGGCGCTACTACGCCGAGAAACTGCGGAAAGAAAAATACGCCCTCGACGAACAGGAATTACGCCCCTATTTTTCGCTCGAAAATGTCCGTGACGGAATCTTCACGCTGACCAGCCGCCTGTACGGCATCAAATTCGAGCAGCGGAAGGACGTGCCCGTCTACCACGACGAAGTGACGGCCTGGGAGGTGAAGGAAGCCGACGGCCGCCATATTGGCATCATGTACATGGACTTCCACCCGCGGGCGAGCAAGCGCGGCGGGGCCTGGATGACGAGCTACCGGCCGCAGTCGGTCGAAAACGGCAAGAAGGTGGCCCCGGTGGTGTCGATTGTCTGCAACTTCTCGCGGCCCACGGCCGACGCCCCGGCGCTGCTGAACCTGGACGAGGTGAACACGTTCTTCCACGAGTTCGGCCACGCCCTGCACGGTCTGCTGTCGAACGTAAATTACCGCAGCCAGTCGGGTACGGCCGTGCCGCGCGACTTTGTGGAACTGCCTTCGCAGATCATGGAAAACTGGTCGGTGGAGCCGGAAATGCTCAAACTTTACGCCAAACACTACAAAACAGGTGAAGTCATTCCGGACGCGTTAGTGGAGAAGATCAAGAAAAGCAGCCTCTTCAACCAGGGTTTTGAAACGACCGAGTACCTGGCCGCTTCGCTGCTGGACATGAGCTACCACACGCTGAAGCCCGGCCAGACGCCGACGGACGTGATGGCTTTCGAGAAAACGGCGATGGACAAAATCGGCCTGATCGGCCAGATTCCGCCGCGCTACCGCAGCCCGTACTTCCAGCACATCTTCTCAGGCGGGTATTCGGCCGGGTATTACAGCTACATCTGGTCGGCCGTTCTGGATGCCGATGCGTTTGAAGTGTTCAAGCAGAAGGGCCTGTTTGACCAGAAGTCGGCCCAGTCGTTCCGCAAGAACGTGCTGGAACGCGGCGGCACCGACGAGCCGATGACGCTCTACAAGAAGTTCCGCGGTGCCGAGCCGGACATCAAACCGCTGCTGAAACGGCGGGGGCTGATGAAGGCGATCTAA
- a CDS encoding DUF819 family protein, which translates to MTDTVTLGVLFLILAAVLRLADSARPFWRQFFNYVPATLLCYFIPSLLNTFGLVDADKTQLYPIVSRVLLPASLVLFTLSVDLRAFRRLGRKSVLMFAASAVSIMLGGPLAVWLLALLAPELVGGVGPDAVWRGLATLAGTWIGGGANQTALKEVFQPSSNLFSAIVTVDVFVSNLWLGALLYGAGQSARIDRWLGADASAVEAVKQRVQQQTEAARRFPSSTDLITILAVGFGATALAHFLGDRIAPFIGANYPVLSKFSLDAPFFWIVGLATAIGLGLSFTRARTLEGAGASRIATVFLYLMIATIGLKMDILAIADHPGLILVGLIWMLFHVLLMIGFSRLIRAPYFFLAVGSQACIGGPATAPIVAAAFHPVLAPVGVLMAILGYAAGTYMGYVCGILMQLASP; encoded by the coding sequence ATGACCGACACCGTAACCCTTGGCGTCCTCTTTCTCATTCTCGCCGCCGTCCTCCGGCTGGCCGACAGTGCCAGACCTTTCTGGCGGCAGTTTTTTAACTACGTTCCGGCTACGCTTCTCTGTTACTTTATCCCTTCCTTATTAAATACGTTTGGGCTGGTCGACGCCGACAAGACCCAGCTGTATCCCATCGTCTCGCGGGTGCTGCTGCCGGCCTCGCTGGTGTTGTTTACGCTGAGTGTCGATCTGCGAGCCTTTCGGCGGCTGGGGCGAAAATCGGTGCTGATGTTTGCGGCCTCGGCGGTGAGCATCATGCTCGGCGGGCCGCTGGCGGTCTGGCTGCTGGCCCTGCTGGCCCCTGAACTCGTCGGCGGGGTGGGACCGGATGCCGTCTGGCGCGGTCTGGCCACCCTGGCCGGCACCTGGATCGGCGGCGGGGCCAACCAGACGGCGCTCAAGGAGGTTTTTCAGCCGAGCAGCAACCTGTTCTCCGCCATCGTCACGGTCGATGTGTTTGTGTCCAATCTCTGGCTCGGCGCTTTGCTGTACGGGGCGGGCCAGTCCGCCCGGATCGACCGCTGGCTGGGAGCCGACGCTTCGGCGGTGGAGGCGGTCAAACAGCGGGTGCAGCAGCAAACCGAGGCCGCGCGGCGTTTCCCGTCTTCGACCGACCTGATAACCATACTGGCCGTGGGTTTCGGTGCCACGGCGCTGGCGCATTTTCTCGGCGACCGCATTGCGCCCTTCATCGGAGCCAATTATCCGGTGCTGAGCAAATTCAGCCTGGACGCCCCGTTCTTCTGGATCGTCGGGCTGGCCACGGCCATCGGCCTCGGCCTGTCGTTCACCCGGGCCCGGACGCTCGAAGGGGCGGGGGCGTCCAGAATTGCCACCGTCTTTCTGTACCTGATGATCGCCACCATTGGCCTTAAAATGGACATCCTCGCCATTGCCGACCATCCGGGGCTGATTCTGGTCGGCCTGATCTGGATGCTGTTTCATGTGCTGCTGATGATCGGATTCAGCCGCCTGATCCGGGCGCCGTATTTTTTTCTGGCGGTGGGCTCGCAGGCGTGCATCGGCGGACCGGCCACGGCTCCGATTGTGGCGGCGGCTTTTCACCCGGTGCTGGCTCCGGTGGGCGTCCTGATGGCCATTCTGGGCTATGCCGCCGGAACGTACATGGGCTATGTCTGCGGGATTCTGATGCAACTGGCTTCGCCTTAA
- a CDS encoding Lrp/AsnC ligand binding domain-containing protein, whose amino-acid sequence MDKNTEIDSIDLKILTLLMEDANMPYTEIGKRIQVSGGTVHVRMKKMEQFGIVKGSQLIIDYSKLGWDISAFLGIYLDKSSLYDEVATQLLEIPEVVNINYTTGNYSIFAKIICRDTQHLREVLHDKIQKVQGIQRTETFISLEERLNRPIPF is encoded by the coding sequence ATGGACAAGAACACCGAAATTGACAGCATCGATCTGAAGATCCTTACCCTTCTGATGGAAGATGCCAATATGCCCTATACAGAGATCGGAAAACGCATCCAGGTTTCAGGCGGAACGGTGCACGTGCGGATGAAAAAAATGGAGCAGTTTGGCATCGTGAAAGGCTCGCAGCTGATTATCGATTACTCCAAACTGGGCTGGGATATCAGCGCTTTTCTGGGCATTTACCTCGACAAAAGTTCGCTCTACGACGAGGTGGCGACCCAGCTGCTGGAAATCCCGGAAGTGGTGAACATTAATTATACGACGGGCAACTACAGTATTTTTGCCAAAATCATCTGCCGCGACACCCAGCATCTGCGCGAAGTGCTGCACGACAAAATCCAGAAAGTCCAGGGCATCCAGCGGACCGAAACCTTTATCTCTCTCGAAGAACGCCTCAACCGACCGATACCGTTTTAA
- the sufB gene encoding Fe-S cluster assembly protein SufB, translating to MSKDVEILESITNSEYKYGFETLIEADEAPAGLDEDTVRFISEKKNEPAWMLEWRLKAFRLWKEMKEPHWPNVKYPAIDYQAIKYYSAPKQKKEVKSLDDIDPELRKTFERLGISLQEQERLSGVAVDAVIDSVSIATTFKDKLKDLGIIFCSMSEAVQEHPELVRKHLGSVVPPKDNYFAALNSAVFSDGSFCYIPKGVRCPMELSTYFRINAAGTGQFERTLIVADEGSYVSYLEGCTAPMRDENQLHAAVVELIAAKDSEIKYSTVQNWYPGDKEGRGGIYNFVTKRGICDGPNAKISWTQVETGSAVTWKYPSVILKGDNSIGEFYSVAVTNNMQQADTGTKMVHIGRNTKSRIVSKGISAGKSQNSYRGLVQVFKRAENARNFSQCDSLLLGDKCGAHTFPYIEVGNQTATVEHEATTSKIGEDQLFYCNQRGIPTEQAVALIINGYAKEVLNQLPMEFAVEAQKLLEISLEGSVG from the coding sequence ATGAGCAAAGACGTCGAAATTTTAGAAAGTATTACCAATTCCGAATATAAGTACGGATTCGAGACCCTGATCGAAGCCGACGAAGCCCCGGCCGGTCTGGACGAGGATACCGTTCGGTTTATCTCCGAGAAGAAGAACGAACCCGCGTGGATGCTGGAGTGGCGCCTGAAAGCCTTTCGCCTCTGGAAGGAAATGAAAGAGCCGCACTGGCCCAACGTGAAATATCCGGCCATTGATTACCAGGCTATTAAGTACTACTCAGCGCCCAAACAGAAGAAGGAAGTGAAGTCGCTGGACGACATTGATCCCGAACTGCGTAAGACTTTTGAGCGCCTTGGTATTTCGCTGCAGGAGCAGGAACGTCTCTCGGGTGTTGCCGTTGACGCCGTTATTGACTCGGTTTCGATTGCGACTACTTTCAAGGATAAACTGAAAGACCTCGGCATCATTTTCTGTTCGATGTCCGAAGCCGTTCAGGAGCATCCGGAACTGGTGCGTAAACACCTCGGTTCGGTGGTTCCGCCGAAAGACAACTACTTTGCCGCCCTCAACTCCGCGGTTTTCTCCGACGGTTCGTTCTGCTACATTCCGAAAGGCGTTCGCTGCCCGATGGAACTCTCGACCTATTTCCGCATCAACGCGGCGGGCACGGGGCAGTTCGAACGGACGCTGATCGTGGCCGACGAAGGTTCGTATGTAAGCTATCTGGAAGGCTGTACGGCCCCGATGCGGGACGAAAACCAGCTGCACGCGGCCGTGGTCGAACTGATCGCCGCCAAAGATTCGGAGATCAAGTACTCAACGGTACAGAACTGGTACCCCGGCGACAAGGAAGGCCGCGGAGGTATCTATAACTTTGTGACCAAGCGCGGTATCTGCGACGGGCCGAACGCCAAGATTTCGTGGACGCAGGTCGAAACCGGCTCCGCCGTGACCTGGAAATACCCGTCGGTCATTCTGAAAGGCGACAACTCCATCGGTGAGTTCTATTCGGTAGCCGTCACCAACAACATGCAGCAGGCCGATACGGGCACCAAAATGGTCCATATCGGCAGGAACACCAAGAGCCGGATCGTCTCGAAAGGCATCTCGGCCGGGAAGAGCCAGAACTCTTACCGCGGACTGGTACAGGTGTTCAAGCGGGCAGAAAACGCCCGGAACTTCTCGCAGTGCGACTCCCTGCTGCTGGGCGACAAATGCGGCGCGCATACCTTCCCATACATCGAGGTAGGCAACCAGACCGCCACCGTCGAACACGAAGCGACCACGTCCAAGATTGGGGAGGATCAGCTGTTCTACTGCAACCAGCGCGGCATCCCGACCGAACAGGCCGTGGCGCTCATTATCAACGGTTACGCCAAGGAAGTCCTCAACCAGCTGCCGATGGAATTTGCCGTTGAAGCCCAGAAGCTGCTCGAAATCAGCTTGGAAGGTTCAGTAGGTTGA
- a CDS encoding nucleotidyltransferase family protein, translated as MQRAEILQTLALPQLREEFVTSRIGLFGSYARNEATDRSDIDLVYELAEGYTLGDWLSERCAGRPVVMSANQNQANSYFCHRVFFSNNR; from the coding sequence ATGCAGCGCGCCGAAATTCTTCAAACGCTGGCCCTTCCTCAACTCCGCGAGGAGTTTGTCACCAGCCGTATTGGCCTGTTTGGAAGCTACGCCCGGAATGAGGCAACCGACAGGAGTGATATTGATCTGGTTTATGAACTGGCAGAAGGATACACGCTGGGGGATTGGTTATCTGAAAGATGCGCCGGAAGGCCCGTCGTCATGAGTGCTAATCAAAATCAGGCGAACTCTTATTTTTGCCATCGGGTTTTCTTTTCAAACAACCGGTAA
- a CDS encoding DUF3817 domain-containing protein, whose protein sequence is MLSFKDSLSRFRLVAVLEGISFLILLFIAMPLKYAAGMPEAVKVVGWAHGALFVAYLFTLIDVWHDRSWSFGRVVLAFVLSLIPFGAFYLDKKLRAEQTA, encoded by the coding sequence ATGCTTTCCTTTAAAGATTCCCTTTCCCGTTTCCGCCTCGTCGCCGTGCTGGAAGGCATTTCCTTTCTGATTCTGCTCTTTATCGCCATGCCTTTGAAATACGCCGCCGGCATGCCTGAGGCGGTGAAAGTAGTCGGCTGGGCGCACGGAGCTCTTTTCGTCGCTTATCTGTTTACCCTGATCGACGTCTGGCATGACCGAAGCTGGTCATTCGGACGGGTAGTGCTCGCTTTTGTGCTTTCCCTGATTCCGTTTGGGGCGTTTTACCTGGACAAAAAACTCCGGGCCGAACAGACCGCCTGA